The following coding sequences are from one Mastomys coucha isolate ucsf_1 unplaced genomic scaffold, UCSF_Mcou_1 pScaffold9, whole genome shotgun sequence window:
- the LOC116084615 gene encoding olfactory receptor 4K5-like, with amino-acid sequence MDNTNYSVVSEFVLLGLSSSRELQIFYFVFFSALYIVIILGNLLIIIAVTSDSSLHSPMYFLLGNLSFFDICQASFATPKMIVDFLSEHKTISFSGCIAQIFFIHLFTGGEMVILVSMAFDRYVAICKPLHYMIIMNQTTCTALVVISWAVGLVHTLSQLSFTVKLAFCGPNEVDSFFCDLPRVVKLACIDSYITEILIVVNSGILSLSTFSLLVSSYVIILVTVWFKSSAAMAKAFSTLAAHIMVVVLFFGPCIFIYVWPFTTYPVDKILAVFYTVFTPILNPIIYTLRNRDMKAVMGKIAAHYLRPHKVAEMPFVARISLY; translated from the coding sequence ATGGATAACACCAATTATTCAGTGGTGTCAGAGTTTGTGTTACTCGGACTCTCTAGTTCTCGGGAACTTCagattttctactttgttttcttctctgcatTGTATATTGTCATCATATTAGGGAATCTTCTCATCATCATAGCCGTGACTTCTGACAGCAGCCTGCACTCACCAATGTATTTCCTCTTGGGAAACCTTTCCTTTTTTGACATTTGTCAGGCCTCTTTCGCTACACCTAAAATGATTGTAGACTTTCTGAGTGAACACAAGACTATATCATTCAGTGGCTGCATAGCCcaaatttttttcattcatctcTTTACAGGAGGGGAGATGGTGATCCTCGTCTCCATGGCCTTTGATAGATATGTGGCCATATGCAAACCTCTACATTATATGATCATCATGAACCAAACTACATGTACTGCCTTGGTAGTGATCTCCTGGGCCGTGGGCTTGGTACATACATTGAGTCAGTTATCATTTACTGTAAAACTGGCATTTTGTGGACCCAATGAAGTAGACAGCTTTTTTTGTGACCTTCCTCGAGTGGTCAAACTTGCCTGCATTGACTCATACATTACTGAGATACTTATTGTAGTAAACAGTGGAATTCTTTCCTTAAgcactttctctctcttggtGAGCTCCTATGTCATAATTCTTGTCACAGTTTGGTTCAAGTCCTCTGCTGCCATGGCCAAGGCATTTTCTACACTGGCTGCTCACATCATGGTGGTAGTATTATTCTTTGGACCTTGCATCTTCATTTATGTGTGGCCATTTACTACCTATCCTGTGGATAAAATTCTTGCTgtattttatacagttttcactCCCATCCTTAATCCCATTATTTATACACTAAGAAATAGAGACATGAAAGCTGTCATGGGAAAAATTGCTGCCCACTACCTCAGACCTCACAAAGTAGCTGAAATGCCATTTGTAGCAAGGATTTCCCTTTATTGA